One Triplophysa rosa linkage group LG9, Trosa_1v2, whole genome shotgun sequence genomic window carries:
- the sncga gene encoding synuclein, gamma a isoform X1 — protein sequence MDALKKGFSMAKEGVVAAAEKTKAGVEEAATKTKEGVMYVGTKTKEGVVTGVNQVAHKTTEQANLVGETAVAGANQVSEKTVEGLESVVASTGLVKQDELGNTEGELSKKEGAVEQPADAGQ from the exons ATGGATGCACTGAAGAAGGGATTCTCTATGGCTAAGGAGGGTGTGGTGGCTGCCGCAGAGAAAACCAAGGCCGGGGTGGAGGAGGCAGCGACCAAGACCAAGGAGGGGGTCATGTATGTGG GCACAAAGACAAAGGAAGGTGTTGTGACAGGTGTAAACCAAG TTGctcataaaacaacagagcaggCGAATCTTGTGGGTGAGACTGCTGTAGCTGGAGCCAATCAGGTGTCAGAAAAGACAGTGGAAGGCCTGGAGAGTGTGGTAGCATCTACTGGCCTGGTCAAACAG GATGAGCTGGGGAACACTGAG GGGGAGCTCTCAAAGAAAGAGGGAGCTGTAGAGCAGCCTGCAGATGCTGGACAGTAG
- the sncga gene encoding synuclein, gamma a isoform X2, with protein sequence MDALKKGFSMAKEGVVAAAEKTKAGVEEAATKTKEGVMYVGTKTKEGVVTGVNQVAHKTTEQANLVGETAVAGANQVSEKTVEGLESVVASTGLVKQGELSKKEGAVEQPADAGQ encoded by the exons ATGGATGCACTGAAGAAGGGATTCTCTATGGCTAAGGAGGGTGTGGTGGCTGCCGCAGAGAAAACCAAGGCCGGGGTGGAGGAGGCAGCGACCAAGACCAAGGAGGGGGTCATGTATGTGG GCACAAAGACAAAGGAAGGTGTTGTGACAGGTGTAAACCAAG TTGctcataaaacaacagagcaggCGAATCTTGTGGGTGAGACTGCTGTAGCTGGAGCCAATCAGGTGTCAGAAAAGACAGTGGAAGGCCTGGAGAGTGTGGTAGCATCTACTGGCCTGGTCAAACAG GGGGAGCTCTCAAAGAAAGAGGGAGCTGTAGAGCAGCCTGCAGATGCTGGACAGTAG
- the zgc:193505 gene encoding uncharacterized protein zgc:193505: protein MSFLSGFMGNKAAGSFVDQAVDQAAAVAKRKVKEAITGKKQVDNAGGMGDLFPSEGQKKPKQKEGGLFGGLLNTEPGAQQPAPPAAHSSGDDGGFADALDDLASEFATQK from the exons ATGTCTTTCCTTTCAGGCTTTATGGGTAATAAAGCCGCAGGCTCATTTGTCGACCAGGCTGTGGACCAAGCAG CTGCTGTAGCCAAAAGGAAAGTGAAGGAAGCAATTACTGGAAAAAAACAGGTAGATAATGCAGGGGGCATGGGAGATCTTTTCCCATCCGAGGGACAGAAGAAACCAAAGCAAAAGGAAGGTGGACTGTTTGGTGGCCTCCTTAACACAGAACCAGGAGCGCAACAACCAGCACCACCAGCAGCTCACAGCAGTGGAGATGACGGTG GTTTCGCTGATGCGCTGGATGATCTGGCGAGTGAGTTTGCCACACAGAAATGA